A part of Escherichia marmotae genomic DNA contains:
- the surA gene encoding peptidylprolyl isomerase SurA encodes MKNWKTLLLGIAMIANTSFAAPQVVDKVAAVVNNGVVLESDVDGLMQSVKMNAAQARQQLPDDATLRHQIMERLIMDQILLQMGQKMGVKISDEQLDQAIANIAKQNNMTLDQMRSRLAYDGLNYNTYRNQIRKEMIISEVRNNEVRRRITILPQEVEALAQQVGNQNDASTELNLSHILIPLPENPSSEQVNEAETQARAIVDQARNGADFGKLAIAHSADQQALNGGQMGWGRIQELPGIFAQALSTAKKGDIVGPIRSGVGFHILKVNDLRGESKNISVTEVHARHILLKPSPIMTDEQARVKLEQIAADIKSGKTTFAAAAKEFSQDPGSANQGGDLGWATPDIFDPAFRDALTRLNKGQMSAPVHSSFGWHLIELLDTRNVDKTDAAQKDRAYRMLMNRKFSEEAASWMQEQRASAYVKILSN; translated from the coding sequence ATGAAGAACTGGAAAACGCTGCTTCTCGGTATCGCGATGATCGCGAATACCAGTTTCGCTGCCCCCCAGGTAGTCGATAAAGTCGCAGCCGTCGTCAATAACGGCGTCGTGCTGGAAAGCGACGTTGATGGATTAATGCAGTCGGTAAAAATGAATGCCGCCCAGGCAAGGCAGCAACTTCCTGATGACGCGACACTGCGCCACCAAATCATGGAGCGTTTGATCATGGATCAAATCCTCCTGCAGATGGGGCAGAAAATGGGAGTAAAAATCTCCGATGAGCAGCTCGATCAGGCGATTGCTAACATTGCCAAACAGAACAACATGACGCTGGATCAGATGCGCAGCCGTCTGGCCTACGATGGACTGAACTACAACACCTATCGTAACCAGATCCGCAAAGAGATGATTATCTCTGAAGTGCGTAACAACGAAGTACGTCGTCGCATCACTATCCTGCCGCAGGAAGTTGAAGCTCTGGCGCAGCAGGTCGGTAATCAGAATGATGCCAGCACTGAACTGAACTTGAGCCACATCCTGATCCCGCTGCCGGAAAATCCGTCTTCTGAGCAGGTGAACGAAGCGGAAACGCAGGCGCGCGCCATTGTCGATCAGGCTCGTAACGGCGCTGATTTCGGTAAGCTGGCGATCGCTCACTCTGCCGATCAGCAGGCGCTGAACGGTGGCCAGATGGGCTGGGGACGCATTCAGGAACTGCCAGGGATTTTCGCCCAGGCATTAAGTACCGCGAAGAAAGGCGATATTGTTGGTCCGATTCGTTCCGGCGTCGGCTTCCACATTCTGAAAGTTAACGACCTGCGCGGCGAAAGCAAAAATATCTCGGTGACCGAAGTACACGCTCGCCATATTCTGCTGAAACCATCTCCGATCATGACTGACGAACAGGCCCGCGTGAAACTGGAACAGATTGCTGCCGATATCAAGAGTGGCAAAACCACGTTTGCCGCTGCGGCGAAAGAGTTCTCCCAGGATCCCGGCTCTGCTAACCAGGGCGGCGATCTCGGCTGGGCTACGCCAGATATTTTTGATCCGGCCTTCCGTGACGCGCTGACCCGTCTGAACAAAGGTCAAATGAGCGCACCGGTTCACTCTTCATTCGGCTGGCATTTAATCGAACTGCTGGATACCCGTAATGTTGATAAAACCGATGCGGCGCAGAAAGATCGTGCTTACCGGATGCTGATGAACCGTAAGTTCTCGGAAGAAGCAGCAAGCTGGATGCAGGAACAACGCGCCAGCGCCTATGTGAAAATTTTGAGCAACTAA